In Helicobacter mastomyrinus, a single genomic region encodes these proteins:
- the rsmD gene encoding 16S rRNA (guanine(966)-N(2))-methyltransferase RsmD, whose protein sequence is MKRADSKVKFTIQAGRLKHLNLIYNPNQGTRPTKSIVRESFFNTIGAQIIDSVFIEAFAGCGSMGIEALSRGACKSIFYELDKAAYDILCENLALAQKREPTLQFYAHNADFFTQTLEDYQNQVILYLDPPFCIREGKEGIYKRLIGKIENLKEYDMALIVFEHWSEYNMPHIIGAYRQLKMRQFGKSTLTYYTAKD, encoded by the coding sequence ATGAAAAGAGCAGATTCTAAAGTAAAATTTACCATTCAAGCAGGGAGACTCAAACATCTTAACTTGATTTATAATCCAAATCAAGGCACACGCCCGACAAAATCTATCGTGCGGGAATCATTTTTCAACACCATAGGGGCGCAGATAATTGATAGTGTGTTTATTGAAGCATTTGCTGGCTGTGGCTCAATGGGGATTGAAGCCCTTTCACGTGGGGCGTGTAAAAGTATATTTTATGAACTAGATAAAGCAGCTTATGATATTCTGTGCGAGAATCTTGCCCTTGCACAAAAGCGAGAGCCTACACTTCAGTTTTACGCTCATAATGCCGATTTTTTTACCCAAACACTTGAAGACTATCAAAATCAAGTGATTTTGTATCTTGATCCACCATTTTGTATACGTGAGGGTAAAGAAGGCATATATAAGCGGCTTATTGGCAAGATAGAAAATCTCAAGGAGTATGATATGGCTTTAATTGTTTTTGAACATTGGAGTGAGTATAATATGCCTCACATTATTGGGGCATATAGACAACTCAAAATGCGTCAGTTTGGTAAAAGTACACTGACTTATTACACAGCAAAGGATTAA
- the fliL gene encoding flagellar basal body-associated protein FliL produces MAEEEKESKGGEKKSKAILFVVAGIIVVLLLLIGIVLVFALSGGHEEEASQEAPQVQTQPQSTTAQQPTKIVVGSTIAVRSTDKFAPGLIYPAEGPVPFTVNLMTQTGKRYLKASMQFELDKDEMKANATRVELDKKMPMLKDTIIEILSSKSIEDIATTKGKNRVKDEIVKRINEFLIDGQVYDVFFVDFVVS; encoded by the coding sequence ATGGCAGAAGAAGAAAAAGAATCAAAGGGTGGAGAAAAGAAGAGTAAGGCAATTTTGTTTGTCGTAGCGGGTATTATAGTGGTGCTTTTACTTTTAATAGGCATTGTGCTTGTGTTTGCACTCAGTGGAGGGCACGAAGAAGAGGCGAGCCAAGAAGCACCACAAGTCCAAACACAACCTCAAAGTACAACTGCACAGCAACCAACCAAAATTGTTGTGGGGAGCACAATTGCTGTGCGCAGCACCGATAAATTTGCACCGGGATTAATTTATCCTGCAGAAGGACCAGTCCCTTTCACTGTGAATCTTATGACACAAACAGGCAAAAGGTATTTGAAAGCAAGCATGCAGTTTGAACTTGATAAAGATGAGATGAAAGCAAATGCGACTAGGGTTGAACTTGATAAAAAAATGCCTATGCTCAAAGATACAATTATCGAAATTCTCTCATCAAAATCTATTGAAGACATAGCCACTACAAAGGGTAAAAATCGTGTGAAAGATGAGATTGTCAAACGCATTAATGAGTTTTTGATTGATGGGCAAGTTTATGATGTATTTTTTGTGGATTTTGTGGTGAGTTAA